In Sesamum indicum cultivar Zhongzhi No. 13 unplaced genomic scaffold, S_indicum_v1.0 scaffold00057, whole genome shotgun sequence, one DNA window encodes the following:
- the LOC105178780 gene encoding LOW QUALITY PROTEIN: uncharacterized protein LOC105178780 (The sequence of the model RefSeq protein was modified relative to this genomic sequence to represent the inferred CDS: substituted 1 base at 1 genomic stop codon), translated as MRPGRMWNGESRSADRLGARTSADXGGGQSPGSRYARGTPSPRSWRTARAHSVPRQLRPPGAGQRAPHSTRLETRTKESDMCASQRASKPVRRKEADRPDPPRGVQRRPTLIF; from the coding sequence ATGCGCCCCGGTCGGATGTGGAACGGCGAGAGCCGGTCCGCCGATCGGCTCGGGGCACGGACCAGCGCGGATTGAGGCGGCGGCCAAAGCCCGGGCAGTCGATATGCCCGCGGAACGCCGTCGCCCCGATCGTGGCGGACAGCGCGCGCCCACAGCGTGCCTCGGCAACTGCGCCCTCCCGGCGCTGGCCAGCGGGCTCCCCATTCGACCCGTCTTGAAACACGGACCAAGGAGTCTGACATGTGTGCGAGTCAACGGGCGAGCAAACCCGTAAGGCGTAAGGAAGCTGACCGGCCTGATCCCCCCCGAGGGGTGCAACGCCGACCGACCTTGATCTTCTGA